One region of Endozoicomonas sp. Mp262 genomic DNA includes:
- a CDS encoding amidohydrolase, producing MISMVFFFHRLIKFTVLAALLIFLVSISVWYYLNPIPPDRLVFINGPILTMDKKNRIAEAVLVEKDRIVAVGDKEDILVQAGPDAKVVDLDGKPLLPGFIEAHGHFPGSGLDAIAADLNSPPIGRVVSIIDVKEKLKLQARTVSSGEWIIGFGYDDTLLLERRFLTRKELDAISKKHPIMVMHISGHMSMVNSKALKRLGISKDTPNPKGGEVVRDINGQATGVLKETAHNKARNKALKLSASRLLKLLQNSVEDYTVEGVTTVQSGLTTPDLYKPITLLAGIGLIPQRLVIWPNLDLAKGLSNGKLEPVNNDKVSTGALKITTDGSIPGYTGFLSLPYFRQAQGVNTNYRGYSSISSQELNTLVNQWHSKGWQLALHANGDAAIDMVIDAIGRAQDTSPRKDSRHIMVHSQMARPNQLEAMAELQITPTFFPSHVYYWGDRYQNLFLGGSRASLISPLNTADKMGVRYSIHSDTPVTPIEPFKMAHHAVTRTTRKGSVLGKEERISVIRALRAMTIDAAWQMFLEDDRGSIEPGKWADLIVISENPLELRRELSDITVEQTWIGGVLRYDRNELTE from the coding sequence ATGATATCCATGGTTTTTTTCTTCCATCGCCTGATAAAGTTTACAGTTCTTGCTGCGTTGTTGATTTTTCTGGTATCCATTTCTGTTTGGTATTACCTGAATCCAATACCTCCCGACAGGCTGGTTTTTATTAATGGGCCGATCCTGACCATGGATAAGAAAAATCGTATTGCTGAAGCGGTTCTTGTGGAAAAAGACAGAATCGTGGCGGTGGGGGACAAAGAGGATATTCTTGTGCAGGCGGGGCCTGATGCAAAGGTTGTTGATCTGGATGGAAAGCCATTGTTGCCCGGTTTTATAGAAGCTCATGGGCACTTTCCGGGCAGCGGGTTGGATGCTATTGCCGCTGACCTCAACAGTCCTCCCATAGGTCGCGTTGTCTCCATTATTGATGTTAAGGAAAAACTAAAGCTTCAGGCCAGGACAGTTTCCAGCGGCGAGTGGATTATTGGTTTTGGTTATGATGATACCTTACTGCTTGAGCGGCGATTTTTGACCAGGAAAGAGCTGGATGCTATTTCAAAAAAACATCCGATTATGGTGATGCATATATCCGGTCATATGAGTATGGTGAATAGCAAGGCCCTAAAAAGACTGGGTATCTCCAAAGATACACCTAACCCCAAGGGAGGCGAGGTTGTTCGCGATATTAATGGACAAGCTACCGGTGTGTTAAAAGAAACTGCTCATAATAAAGCCAGAAATAAGGCCCTGAAATTATCCGCTTCCCGATTGCTGAAGCTTTTGCAGAATTCCGTTGAAGATTATACCGTGGAGGGCGTCACCACCGTTCAAAGCGGTTTGACGACACCTGATTTGTATAAACCAATAACCTTACTGGCTGGAATCGGACTGATTCCCCAACGGCTGGTTATCTGGCCAAACCTTGATTTAGCCAAGGGTTTGAGCAATGGCAAATTGGAGCCAGTCAATAATGATAAAGTATCCACAGGGGCACTGAAGATAACAACCGATGGCTCCATACCCGGTTACACTGGGTTTTTGTCACTGCCTTATTTCCGGCAGGCTCAAGGCGTGAATACTAATTATCGGGGTTACTCCTCGATATCATCACAAGAACTGAACACGCTGGTCAATCAGTGGCATTCCAAGGGATGGCAACTGGCATTACATGCCAATGGAGATGCGGCAATTGATATGGTGATTGATGCTATAGGAAGAGCCCAGGATACCTCTCCCAGGAAAGACTCCCGCCATATTATGGTCCATTCTCAAATGGCCAGGCCGAATCAGCTGGAAGCAATGGCTGAATTGCAAATTACGCCAACATTTTTCCCATCGCATGTTTATTACTGGGGGGATCGCTATCAGAATCTGTTTTTGGGTGGCTCAAGAGCTTCATTGATTAGCCCCCTAAACACAGCGGATAAAATGGGAGTGCGTTATAGCATCCATAGTGATACCCCAGTAACCCCTATTGAGCCCTTTAAAATGGCACATCATGCCGTTACCAGGACAACCCGAAAGGGTTCTGTACTGGGTAAAGAAGAAAGAATCAGTGTTATTCGTGCCTTACGAGCCATGACCATTGATGCTGCATGGCAGATGTTTTTGGAAGACGACAGAGGGTCTATAGAGCCGGGGAAATGGGCTGATTTGATCGTGATTTCTGAAAATCCACTAGAATTACGCAGAGAGCTATCTGATATCACTGTTGAGCAAACATGGATTGGAGGCGTTTTGCGCTATGATCGAAATGAGTTAACAGAATGA